In a single window of the Streptococcus ilei genome:
- the nrdG gene encoding anaerobic ribonucleoside-triphosphate reductase activating protein produces MTWNTPKPGEWKSEELSQGRIIDYKAFNFVDGEGVRNSLYVAGCMFHCEGCYNVATWSFNAGIPYTKELEEQIMEDLAQPYVQGLTLLGGEPFLNTGILLPLVKRVKRELPDKDIWSWTGYTWEEMMLETPDKLELLSLIDILVDGRYDKSKRNLMLQFRGSSNQRIIDVQQSLKEGKVVIWDKLNDGKESYEQVKRE; encoded by the coding sequence ATGACATGGAATACACCAAAACCAGGCGAATGGAAAAGCGAGGAACTGAGTCAAGGGCGCATCATCGACTACAAGGCTTTTAATTTTGTCGATGGCGAAGGCGTGCGCAACTCCCTTTATGTGGCAGGATGCATGTTTCACTGCGAGGGCTGTTACAATGTAGCCACCTGGTCTTTCAATGCAGGAATTCCCTACACCAAAGAGTTGGAAGAGCAGATCATGGAGGATTTGGCCCAACCCTATGTTCAGGGCTTGACCCTGCTTGGGGGTGAACCTTTTCTCAACACTGGCATCCTGCTACCCTTGGTCAAGCGGGTGAAAAGAGAACTCCCTGACAAAGATATCTGGTCTTGGACCGGCTACACCTGGGAAGAAATGATGCTGGAGACACCCGACAAACTGGAACTGTTATCATTGATTGATATCTTGGTGGATGGTCGCTATGATAAGAGCAAACGCAACCTGATGTTGCAGTTTCGTGGCTCTTCCAACCAGCGGATCATCGATGTCCAACAGTCCCTCAAAGAAGGAAAAGTCGTCATCTGGGACAAGCTCAATGATGGCAAGGAATCCTATGAACAAGTGAAAAGAGAGTAG
- a CDS encoding GNAT family N-acetyltransferase: protein MELRRPTLADKETVLDMMAEFEATQSAHDGGFWNAEAFVYEDWLETNMQKEMGINLPENRVPSIQFVLFDKSGHALGFLNLRLRLNEGLLNYAGHIGYSIRPSEQGKGYAKEALRQGLQVAKEKNIHRALVTCSMDNPASRAVILANGGQLEDVRNGTERYWIEVE from the coding sequence ATGGAATTACGCAGACCAACTCTAGCAGATAAGGAAACTGTATTAGACATGATGGCAGAATTTGAAGCGACTCAATCTGCCCACGACGGTGGATTTTGGAATGCTGAAGCTTTTGTTTATGAAGACTGGTTGGAGACAAATATGCAAAAAGAAATGGGAATAAATTTGCCTGAAAATCGTGTTCCATCAATTCAGTTCGTATTGTTTGATAAATCAGGCCATGCTTTAGGTTTTTTGAATCTACGGCTGAGACTGAATGAGGGGTTGCTGAATTATGCTGGCCATATTGGCTATTCCATTCGTCCCTCTGAACAGGGCAAGGGCTATGCCAAGGAAGCTCTCCGTCAAGGTCTTCAAGTAGCTAAGGAGAAGAACATCCATCGTGCTCTGGTGACCTGCAGTATGGACAATCCGGCTAGTCGAGCTGTTATCTTAGCTAACGGTGGCCAGTTGGAGGATGTTCGAAATGGAACGGAGCGTTATTGGATAGAGGTGGAGTAG
- the nrdD gene encoding anaerobic ribonucleoside-triphosphate reductase: MITLREEHIQSLPQLFVEKRDGRKVKFDVDKIYRALVKATEEVTGLTPALEAKLETVTDRIVAEVLERFPRGVKIYEIQNVVEHELLQANEYAIAESYITYRTQRDFERSKATDINFTIGKLLNKDQAVVNENANKDSDVFNTQRDLTAGIVGKSIGLKMLPKHVANAHQKGDIHYHDLDYSPYTPMTNCCLIDFEGMLRNGFKIGNAEVESPKSIQTATAQISQIIANVASSQYGGCSADRIDEVLAPYAEKNYKKHLKDAEEWVLPEKREDYAWQKTKKDIYDAMQSLEYEINTLFTSNGQTPFTSLGFGLGTNRFEREIQKAILEIRIKGLGSEHRTAIFPKLIFTLKRGLNLEPGSPNYDIKQLALECATKRMYPDVLSYDKIVELTGSFKVPMGCRSFLQGWKDENGVEVNSGRMNLGVVTVNLPRIALESGGDKEKFWEIFNERMNIAEDALVYRVERTKEATPANAPILYQYGAFGKRLGKYDQVDQLFRNRRATISLGYIGLYEVATVFYGPNWEENPEAKQFTIEIIKDMKKRVEEWSDQYDYHFSIYSTPSESLTDRFCRLDTEKFGKVPDITDKEYYTNSFHYDVRKNPTPFEKLDFEKVYPEAGATGGFIHYCEYPVLQQNPKALEAVWDYAYDRVGYLGTNTPIDRCYKCDFEGDFAPTERGFTCPNCGNSDPKTVDVVKRTCGYLGNPQARPMVNGRHKEIAARVKHMNGSTIKSAGHQVKD, translated from the coding sequence ATGATAACGTTACGAGAAGAGCATATCCAAAGTCTCCCCCAACTCTTTGTGGAAAAGAGAGATGGGCGGAAGGTCAAGTTTGATGTCGATAAAATTTACCGTGCTTTGGTCAAGGCGACAGAAGAAGTGACAGGCCTCACTCCGGCCCTGGAAGCGAAATTAGAAACCGTAACAGACCGGATCGTGGCTGAAGTTTTGGAACGCTTCCCTCGTGGCGTGAAAATTTACGAGATTCAAAATGTCGTCGAGCACGAGTTATTACAAGCCAATGAGTATGCGATTGCTGAGAGCTATATTACTTATCGGACCCAGCGGGATTTTGAGCGCTCAAAAGCGACGGATATCAATTTTACCATCGGCAAACTCCTCAACAAGGACCAAGCAGTGGTGAATGAAAACGCCAATAAGGACAGCGATGTTTTCAACACCCAGCGTGATCTGACTGCGGGGATTGTCGGAAAATCTATTGGTCTCAAAATGTTACCCAAGCACGTGGCCAATGCCCACCAAAAAGGGGATATCCACTACCATGATTTGGATTATAGCCCTTATACTCCAATGACTAACTGTTGCTTGATCGATTTTGAAGGTATGCTGAGAAACGGCTTTAAGATTGGGAATGCAGAAGTAGAAAGTCCTAAATCCATCCAAACTGCAACAGCTCAAATCTCGCAAATTATTGCCAATGTGGCCTCTAGTCAGTATGGGGGTTGCTCGGCAGACCGGATCGATGAAGTTTTGGCCCCTTATGCAGAAAAGAATTATAAGAAGCACTTGAAGGATGCTGAGGAGTGGGTTCTCCCTGAAAAACGCGAGGACTATGCTTGGCAAAAAACGAAAAAAGATATCTATGATGCCATGCAATCGCTGGAATACGAGATCAATACCCTCTTTACCTCCAATGGGCAAACTCCCTTCACCTCGCTAGGCTTCGGTCTCGGAACCAATCGTTTCGAACGGGAAATTCAAAAGGCCATTCTGGAAATACGAATTAAGGGACTCGGTTCAGAACACCGGACCGCTATTTTTCCGAAGTTGATTTTCACCTTGAAGAGAGGCCTCAACTTAGAGCCGGGGAGTCCCAATTATGACATCAAACAGTTGGCCTTGGAATGTGCCACTAAGCGCATGTATCCGGATGTTTTGTCTTACGACAAGATTGTCGAATTGACGGGCTCCTTCAAGGTACCCATGGGCTGTCGTTCTTTCCTCCAAGGGTGGAAGGATGAAAATGGTGTCGAAGTCAATTCTGGTCGGATGAATCTGGGAGTTGTGACGGTTAATTTGCCCCGGATTGCCTTGGAATCTGGCGGAGACAAGGAAAAGTTCTGGGAAATCTTTAATGAGCGGATGAACATCGCGGAAGATGCTTTGGTCTATCGGGTAGAGCGGACCAAGGAAGCAACCCCAGCTAATGCACCGATTCTTTATCAATATGGCGCTTTTGGGAAACGCTTGGGCAAATACGACCAGGTAGACCAACTTTTCCGCAACCGTAGAGCGACGATTTCACTCGGCTATATTGGATTGTATGAAGTGGCGACGGTCTTTTATGGGCCTAATTGGGAAGAAAATCCAGAAGCCAAACAATTTACAATCGAGATTATTAAGGATATGAAGAAACGGGTCGAAGAATGGTCCGATCAGTATGACTACCACTTCTCCATCTATTCGACACCGTCAGAAAGCTTGACAGACCGCTTCTGTCGCTTGGACACGGAGAAATTTGGTAAGGTTCCGGATATCACAGACAAGGAATATTACACCAATAGTTTCCACTACGATGTCCGCAAGAACCCAACCCCGTTTGAGAAATTGGACTTTGAAAAAGTCTATCCAGAAGCTGGAGCGACGGGTGGCTTTATCCACTATTGTGAGTACCCAGTTCTCCAACAAAATCCAAAAGCCCTTGAAGCGGTTTGGGATTATGCCTATGACAGGGTCGGTTATCTCGGAACCAATACGCCAATCGACCGTTGCTACAAGTGTGATTTCGAAGGGGACTTCGCGCCAACCGAACGTGGTTTTACTTGCCCAAACTGTGGCAATAGTGACCCCAAGACAGTGGATGTCGTCAAACGGACCTGTGGCTATCTAGGAAATCCTCAAGCTCGCCCCATGGTCAATGGCCGCCATAAGGAAATCGCTGCGCGGGTTAAACACATGAACGGGTCTACTATCAAATCAGCTGGACACCAAGTGAAAGATTAG
- a CDS encoding heme transporter CcmD gives MSEKEKESHKLGLSVGSNFQDTQELRKVLEQSISREEEVLTASQPVESDQNQEESQVNGEGVETEASTETLSRLSRSGHSRKEKLEARSRDQEDVEESLENQEDEKPLGRYAIKRPVPLSLPIALSVLLGMVHVALPFINLVATNQQTQDLYAGWAISQGQVPYGHFFGVNGLLYYGLSGLGSLVGGQVLLVAFQILAYFFAGTSLYRMVRSLVASEKIAGQVQLLFYLLAGVLGFGGNYAVFYALPFLFGSMNFILAYLEGEKTDESFVAYGAGACLAFMIVPWLSVIFYLLAFLGLTAYHVKQKKLAHGFYQFLAALLGFSLVFYPLGYITVWNGSFGYAIHQTLYSLRSLQFDAGHLFANLVYYCLLLLTLGFASAFVMSFRKVSTSGQRVIRFMSWFGLLLVVAVVVGTPEQGAYQFLSLLPFGLPLLALWFAGDESTYQRRKMKNNSIWDLYFSSQAFLPILAMAYLVGYPVVNQLVLQSNLASDRSAIAQYIKSHSDSKDTIYAWDQTAHLYQESGRLAASALLTPTAYMGPKENRTNLINQIKQAKPKFIVVNKDLDVTSALQKVLTKNYEKVNQKGSQYTLYRYK, from the coding sequence ATGAGTGAAAAAGAAAAAGAATCGCATAAACTTGGCTTAAGTGTCGGGTCCAATTTTCAAGATACTCAAGAGCTACGAAAGGTATTGGAGCAATCGATTAGCCGGGAAGAAGAAGTTTTGACTGCTAGTCAACCGGTGGAATCAGATCAGAACCAGGAAGAGAGCCAGGTTAATGGAGAAGGGGTCGAAACAGAAGCTTCGACCGAAACTCTAAGTCGTTTATCACGATCTGGTCATAGTCGTAAAGAGAAGCTTGAAGCGAGGTCAAGAGACCAAGAGGATGTAGAAGAGTCGTTAGAAAACCAAGAAGATGAAAAGCCCTTGGGGCGCTATGCCATTAAGCGACCAGTTCCCTTGTCACTACCAATTGCTTTAAGTGTCCTACTTGGGATGGTCCATGTAGCTCTTCCTTTTATCAACTTAGTTGCGACTAACCAACAAACCCAGGACTTATATGCCGGTTGGGCGATTTCTCAAGGTCAAGTTCCTTATGGTCATTTCTTTGGGGTCAATGGTTTGCTCTACTATGGGCTCAGTGGTTTAGGAAGTTTGGTAGGAGGTCAAGTTCTCTTGGTGGCCTTCCAGATTTTAGCCTACTTTTTTGCTGGGACGAGCCTGTATCGGATGGTCAGAAGCTTGGTTGCAAGTGAAAAAATTGCAGGACAAGTTCAGCTACTCTTCTACCTTCTTGCTGGAGTGCTTGGCTTTGGTGGGAACTATGCTGTCTTTTATGCCCTTCCCTTCTTGTTTGGCTCTATGAATTTCATCCTTGCTTATCTAGAAGGTGAGAAAACGGACGAATCCTTTGTCGCCTATGGTGCAGGAGCCTGTTTGGCCTTTATGATTGTGCCATGGCTGAGTGTGATTTTTTATCTGCTTGCTTTTCTCGGATTGACAGCCTATCATGTGAAGCAAAAGAAATTAGCCCACGGCTTCTATCAATTCCTTGCTGCCCTCTTGGGATTCTCTCTTGTTTTCTATCCCTTGGGCTACATTACTGTGTGGAACGGCTCATTTGGGTATGCGATCCATCAGACCTTGTATAGTCTCCGCTCCCTCCAGTTTGATGCCGGGCATCTATTTGCCAACCTAGTTTATTACTGTTTATTGCTGTTGACGCTTGGTTTCGCTTCAGCTTTCGTCATGTCCTTCCGAAAAGTGTCGACAAGTGGTCAACGTGTGATTCGGTTTATGAGTTGGTTCGGTCTTCTGCTAGTTGTTGCAGTTGTGGTTGGGACACCAGAGCAAGGGGCCTATCAGTTCCTTAGCCTGTTACCTTTTGGTCTCCCCTTGTTAGCCCTTTGGTTTGCCGGGGATGAGTCTACTTACCAGCGCCGGAAGATGAAGAATAATTCTATCTGGGACCTTTATTTCTCCAGTCAAGCCTTCCTACCGATTTTGGCAATGGCTTATTTAGTGGGCTATCCAGTTGTGAATCAATTGGTTCTCCAAAGCAATCTAGCTAGTGACCGAAGTGCAATCGCTCAGTATATCAAGAGTCATAGCGATTCTAAAGATACGATCTATGCTTGGGATCAGACGGCTCATCTCTATCAAGAAAGTGGCCGTTTAGCAGCTTCAGCCCTCCTAACCCCAACTGCCTATATGGGGCCGAAGGAAAATCGAACCAATCTAATCAATCAGATTAAGCAAGCTAAGCCGAAGTTTATTGTGGTCAATAAAGACCTAGATGTAACGTCTGCTCTGCAAAAAGTTCTAACCAAAAATTACGAAAAAGTGAACCAGAAGGGTTCGCAGTACACCTTGTACCGATATAAATAG